Proteins encoded by one window of Bacteroidota bacterium:
- a CDS encoding SUMF1/EgtB/PvdO family nonheme iron enzyme — MRKSIFRTLLAFFAFALFSVPLWANEIQIVSLSIASINSLNQYAEVAVDVRWDNSWDDGINHDAAWIFLKYRRVGTTTAWGHATLNPTGHTLPSNGLVDTSPDGKGVFLRRNSLGGGYVSFGGMRLRWNFGADGLTSLDSVDLKAFALEMVYVPQGSFFVGDGQTNYQEVYGNFEDGLTGLPLAITSEDSLTLGGINAGSLGNNQRINQYANGGGGLTFDCSNDGCLGGSGDDFNGSMEQSLPAAFPKGFNGFYCMKYELTQQQYVDMLNCLTLTQQSTYLDQTSNFYIQGTFLDNRYGITETAGVYSTATPHVPMIFMDWIKGAAFADWAALRPMTELEFEKACRGLDAPVLNEYAWGNASLDLFDDFTLLNVDQDNEGIDQGFNTNGSIGNCWIRTGGQTMPNLARVGIFAAYPQNFNRVTSGATVWGIMEMSGMAWERAVSVGHPEGRKYTGLHGDGNLSPNGYADVNQWPGSFSGSTVESNVGVGYRGGGLAYPNPNLEHNARVSSRRVASAYWNTVINDDGGRFVRSAN, encoded by the coding sequence ATGAGAAAATCGATTTTCAGAACACTGCTTGCTTTCTTTGCTTTTGCCTTGTTTTCAGTTCCACTCTGGGCCAATGAAATTCAGATCGTTTCGCTGAGCATCGCCTCGATCAATAGCCTAAATCAATATGCCGAAGTGGCGGTCGACGTGCGTTGGGACAATAGTTGGGACGATGGAATCAACCACGATGCAGCTTGGATCTTTCTCAAATACCGCCGCGTGGGAACGACGACCGCGTGGGGACATGCAACCTTGAATCCGACTGGCCATACCCTTCCTTCGAATGGTCTTGTGGATACTTCGCCGGATGGGAAAGGTGTGTTTTTGCGCAGAAATTCGCTGGGCGGTGGTTATGTCTCGTTTGGCGGAATGCGCCTTCGATGGAATTTCGGGGCGGATGGGCTGACGTCCTTGGACAGCGTTGATTTAAAGGCATTTGCCTTGGAAATGGTGTATGTGCCACAAGGCTCCTTCTTTGTCGGGGATGGACAAACGAATTATCAGGAGGTCTATGGCAATTTCGAAGACGGCCTTACGGGCTTGCCATTGGCAATCACTTCGGAAGACAGCCTGACTTTGGGCGGAATCAATGCGGGATCGTTGGGCAACAATCAGCGCATCAACCAATATGCCAATGGCGGTGGCGGACTCACCTTCGATTGCAGCAATGACGGATGTCTCGGCGGCAGTGGCGACGATTTCAACGGATCTATGGAGCAGTCCTTGCCGGCCGCTTTCCCCAAAGGATTCAACGGATTTTACTGCATGAAATACGAATTGACGCAGCAACAATATGTCGACATGCTGAATTGTCTTACGCTGACACAACAATCGACCTACCTCGACCAAACGAGCAATTTCTACATTCAAGGCACCTTTTTGGACAACCGCTACGGCATCACTGAAACGGCGGGGGTTTATTCAACCGCAACGCCGCATGTGCCCATGATCTTCATGGATTGGATCAAAGGCGCAGCATTTGCGGATTGGGCCGCACTTCGCCCGATGACGGAATTGGAATTTGAGAAGGCTTGCCGCGGCCTAGATGCTCCCGTGTTGAACGAATATGCTTGGGGGAATGCAAGTTTGGATCTTTTCGACGACTTCACCCTGCTGAATGTGGATCAGGACAATGAGGGCATCGACCAAGGCTTCAATACCAACGGGAGCATCGGCAATTGCTGGATTCGCACGGGTGGCCAAACAATGCCCAATTTGGCCCGGGTTGGCATTTTTGCAGCGTATCCACAGAATTTCAATCGCGTAACTTCCGGGGCAACGGTTTGGGGCATCATGGAAATGAGCGGCATGGCTTGGGAGCGTGCGGTGAGCGTCGGTCATCCGGAAGGGCGGAAATACACTGGCTTGCATGGTGACGGCAATCTCAGCCCCAACGGCTATGCCGATGTGAACCAATGGCCCGGGTCGTTTTCCGGCAGCACCGTCGAAAGCAATGTAGGCGTGGGTTACCGCGGTGGGGGCTTGGCCTATCCGAATCCGAATTTGGAACACAATGCCCGTGTGAGCAGCCGCAGGGTAGCTTCTGCCTACTGGAACACGGTGATCAACGACGATGGAGGACGTTTTGTCCGCAGTGCCAACTAA
- a CDS encoding T9SS type A sorting domain-containing protein, with protein sequence MKNSLLFALLLLLVTPTFGQTLDWSKTMGSTGSDVNRAMAVDAAGNVYTTGTFAGTVDFDPGAGNFPLTASGVSNIYVQKLTPAGDFIWAKAMTGPEISRPYSMAVDAAGNVYSTGFYAGAVDFDPGAGSRILDTGSAIWRDYYVQKLDPNGDLLWAHGFGGVNEDIAYGITLTPTGDVLITGGFEGTADFDPGVGVTSLTAISSDIFVHKLDANGNFLWVKTMTTGTSGGDDYGAAIDTDASGNIFLTGIFGGVVDFDPGAGVNNLTTLSGFNGFIEKLDANGNFAWVRQVVVPIFADGQAIAVCANGDVLAGGIFQGNVDSDPGPATVIVNAVGGWDGYLYRLGSLGNLIWFHTLGGPDDEYVRCIKEDAAGDIFIAGEFRDTVDFDPSPATDFANSMGASDIYVQQLTSGGTYVSRLQLGGADGESAFGLVAANNGIYLAGYFGGTVDLDPFAAVASYVSAGSEDAYVLKIGGIATQVSNVASDFSAIAFPNPTEGKFQILGLEDEKIKEMYLTNAAGMALSIRSELNDGQMPQFDLSGNPAGMYFLTIVTAKARWTVKVALK encoded by the coding sequence ATGAAGAACAGTTTACTATTCGCGCTTTTGTTGTTGTTGGTAACGCCAACCTTCGGTCAAACTTTGGATTGGAGCAAAACGATGGGTTCTACCGGCAGCGATGTGAATCGGGCAATGGCGGTCGACGCGGCAGGCAATGTCTATACCACAGGAACATTTGCGGGCACAGTCGATTTTGACCCTGGAGCGGGAAATTTTCCGCTTACCGCCTCTGGAGTCAGCAATATTTATGTACAAAAGTTGACTCCTGCCGGTGATTTTATCTGGGCAAAAGCGATGACGGGTCCTGAAATCAGCCGTCCCTATTCCATGGCGGTGGATGCAGCCGGCAATGTCTATTCGACGGGCTTTTATGCTGGTGCAGTCGATTTTGATCCAGGAGCGGGCTCACGTATTTTGGATACTGGTTCGGCAATCTGGCGCGATTATTATGTGCAAAAGCTGGATCCGAATGGTGACTTGTTGTGGGCCCATGGCTTTGGCGGCGTCAACGAGGACATTGCCTACGGCATCACGCTCACACCCACGGGAGACGTGCTGATCACTGGCGGATTTGAGGGCACCGCGGACTTTGATCCGGGGGTTGGAGTGACTTCGCTGACCGCAATTTCATCCGATATCTTCGTCCACAAATTGGATGCGAATGGCAATTTCCTTTGGGTGAAGACCATGACGACCGGCACTTCGGGAGGCGACGACTATGGTGCAGCCATCGACACCGATGCCTCAGGCAACATTTTCCTCACCGGAATTTTTGGTGGCGTGGTTGATTTCGACCCAGGTGCAGGAGTCAACAACTTGACGACTTTATCCGGCTTCAATGGCTTTATTGAGAAATTGGATGCCAATGGGAACTTTGCTTGGGTCAGGCAGGTCGTCGTTCCGATTTTCGCAGATGGGCAGGCGATCGCCGTTTGTGCAAATGGGGATGTATTGGCAGGAGGCATTTTTCAAGGAAATGTTGACAGCGATCCAGGTCCAGCGACTGTCATTGTCAATGCTGTCGGAGGATGGGATGGCTATCTTTATCGCTTGGGATCACTTGGAAACCTGATTTGGTTTCATACCCTTGGTGGCCCCGACGACGAATACGTGCGTTGTATCAAGGAAGACGCTGCAGGAGATATTTTCATTGCTGGCGAATTTCGTGATACCGTCGACTTTGATCCGAGCCCTGCAACTGACTTCGCCAATAGCATGGGTGCCTCAGACATTTACGTGCAGCAACTGACCAGCGGTGGCACCTATGTCTCCCGTCTTCAATTGGGTGGCGCCGACGGAGAGTCCGCTTTTGGTTTGGTCGCTGCCAACAATGGAATCTACCTCGCAGGCTATTTTGGTGGAACGGTTGACCTCGATCCTTTTGCAGCCGTGGCAAGTTATGTCTCCGCAGGCTCCGAAGATGCTTATGTTCTAAAAATCGGTGGAATTGCGACGCAGGTGTCGAATGTTGCTTCCGATTTCTCGGCAATCGCATTCCCCAATCCGACCGAAGGGAAATTTCAAATATTAGGCTTGGAGGATGAGAAAATCAAAGAAATGTACCTGACGAATGCAGCAGGGATGGCGTTGTCGATTCGCTCCGAACTGAATGACGGTCAGATGCCACAATTTGATTTAAGTGGAAATCCAGCAGGGATGTATTTTCTGACGATTGTGACGGCAAAGGCACGGTGGACGGTGAAGGTAGCCTTAAAGTGA
- a CDS encoding T9SS type A sorting domain-containing protein: protein MKKLVQLGLFLLFFTTVHFGWSQTYTFTTGGATANIGPTQLQLNAAYASTNLAGNVTSMGGIQYWVVPVTANYEIEAFGGQGYGPFGGRGAHISGEFALNAGDTLKILVGQLGGHYLNYPATTYNHQFGGGGGSFVTRTNNTPLVVAGGGGGNHSAAYIVACDGQITTNGSGGALGTTLAVGGTNGNGGAAAASADGGGGLLSNGLGIAGGKSFLLGGQGGIDEGTGGFGGGGGTSSWNNYRGGGGGGYSGGGGGNNGSVCCAAGGGGGSFNAGLNPVNLAGVQIGDGSVIIRQISLPPNDGGAYAILGFVPPVCAGTYPVEVTIKNFGGNQINPITVKWTVNGIPQPDSIVTTVIDTVGGSLPDSLNVVLGNIAITAATNIKIWTTLPNNLSDPTSANDTIEVNIAAPAIVSAVVNNNIACFGASTGNATASGIGGLPSYSYLWSNGANTAALTGVPAGTYSVVLTDGNGCTDSTSVVITEPTQMVISDSTANITCNGDNDGQSQIAVSGGSPGYSILWSTGDSSWAISGLAAGDYSYVVTDSAGCTMADTVTITEPAAIALSSVVTDEITSSPGNGAVDLTVAGGTAGYTFLWSNGATTEDLTGLTAGTYLVTVTDANGCTDTLTAVVGLIVGTQMPMNGFDFSLSPNPSNGTCKIVVTGQFDNISIVVTDLLGKQLVSIPNADATTRLDLKIDSGIYLVKLTSGDEVLTKRLVVTR from the coding sequence ATGAAGAAATTAGTACAATTAGGATTGTTTTTGCTGTTTTTTACGACCGTACATTTCGGATGGAGCCAAACCTACACCTTTACAACAGGTGGAGCAACGGCCAACATTGGTCCCACACAACTGCAACTCAATGCAGCGTACGCCTCCACGAACCTCGCCGGAAATGTCACATCCATGGGCGGGATCCAATATTGGGTGGTTCCTGTCACAGCCAATTATGAAATTGAAGCCTTTGGCGGACAAGGTTATGGCCCCTTCGGCGGGCGTGGTGCCCATATTTCTGGCGAATTTGCCTTGAATGCGGGTGACACCCTCAAGATTCTCGTCGGTCAACTTGGTGGGCATTATTTGAATTATCCCGCCACGACTTACAACCATCAATTCGGCGGCGGCGGCGGCTCCTTCGTGACGAGGACCAACAATACGCCTTTGGTGGTTGCTGGCGGCGGCGGAGGCAATCATTCTGCAGCCTACATCGTGGCCTGTGATGGTCAAATTACAACGAATGGTTCGGGAGGGGCATTGGGCACAACCTTGGCCGTGGGTGGCACAAACGGAAACGGCGGTGCCGCTGCTGCGAGCGCCGATGGAGGAGGTGGTTTGCTCTCCAATGGTTTGGGCATTGCCGGTGGAAAATCCTTTCTCCTCGGAGGACAAGGTGGGATTGATGAAGGCACCGGCGGATTTGGTGGTGGCGGCGGCACAAGTAGCTGGAACAACTACCGCGGCGGTGGCGGCGGTGGCTACAGCGGTGGTGGCGGTGGCAACAATGGGAGTGTTTGCTGTGCAGCAGGCGGCGGTGGCGGTTCGTTCAACGCAGGCCTCAACCCCGTCAATCTCGCGGGCGTTCAAATTGGGGATGGGAGTGTGATCATTCGTCAAATTAGCCTTCCTCCGAATGACGGCGGTGCCTACGCAATCCTTGGTTTTGTACCTCCTGTTTGCGCAGGAACCTATCCCGTCGAAGTCACCATCAAAAACTTCGGCGGCAATCAGATCAATCCGATTACGGTCAAATGGACCGTCAACGGGATTCCGCAGCCGGATAGCATTGTGACGACAGTGATTGATACCGTGGGTGGTAGCTTGCCAGATTCGCTGAATGTGGTCTTGGGCAATATCGCCATCACTGCGGCCACCAACATCAAAATCTGGACGACGTTGCCGAATAATCTGTCGGATCCAACTTCTGCCAATGACACCATTGAGGTGAATATTGCGGCGCCTGCCATTGTATCCGCAGTGGTCAACAACAACATCGCTTGCTTCGGCGCATCTACCGGCAATGCCACGGCTTCCGGCATCGGCGGATTGCCAAGTTATTCCTACCTATGGTCCAACGGTGCGAACACAGCCGCCTTGACAGGTGTTCCTGCCGGCACATATTCTGTCGTATTGACCGATGGAAATGGCTGTACGGATTCGACATCGGTCGTCATCACGGAGCCTACCCAAATGGTGATTTCCGATTCGACCGCCAACATTACCTGCAACGGAGACAACGATGGCCAATCCCAAATTGCGGTCAGTGGCGGCAGCCCCGGCTACAGCATATTGTGGTCCACCGGAGACTCCTCATGGGCCATTTCGGGACTTGCAGCCGGTGATTACAGCTATGTCGTAACCGATTCCGCCGGATGTACGATGGCGGATACGGTCACCATCACCGAACCAGCAGCAATTGCCCTGTCGTCTGTGGTAACCGATGAAATTACCTCGTCTCCAGGCAACGGCGCAGTGGACTTGACCGTCGCGGGTGGCACAGCAGGCTATACCTTCTTGTGGAGCAACGGCGCCACCACCGAAGACCTCACGGGCTTGACCGCAGGCACCTACCTCGTGACCGTCACCGATGCCAACGGTTGCACCGACACCCTCACCGCCGTCGTAGGCCTGATCGTCGGCACCCAAATGCCAATGAATGGATTCGACTTCAGCCTGTCGCCGAATCCCAGCAACGGCACATGCAAGATTGTGGTGACCGGACAATTCGACAACATCAGCATCGTAGTCACCGACCTGCTCGGCAAGCAGCTCGTGTCCATCCCCAATGCCGATGCCACCACCCGCCTCGACCTCAAAATCGACAGCGGCATCTACCTCGTAAAACTGACAAGCGGCGACGAAGTCCTGACCAAAAGGCTCGTCGTAACCCGCTAG
- a CDS encoding DUF1788 domain-containing protein: MKTRIDKLLAAFESAVQEPLVGTLSGQERVWFLVYDPAEQRKIDLRMGDFEMATRRAGKSWVEVSMKRTFPEWMAAHPYRDAYFADPEALVDQLEAEFKDFAIRSILDQIHDRKTDENVLIAIRDVAALFGLARLSDILKGASGAFTGRVLVFFPGEFSQNQYRLLDARDGWSYLARPITA, from the coding sequence ATGAAAACGAGAATCGATAAGCTTTTGGCTGCATTTGAGTCGGCCGTGCAGGAGCCCTTGGTTGGTACATTATCTGGTCAGGAACGCGTTTGGTTTTTGGTGTACGATCCTGCGGAGCAGCGGAAGATCGATTTGCGCATGGGCGATTTCGAAATGGCAACGCGACGCGCCGGGAAAAGTTGGGTTGAGGTCTCGATGAAACGCACATTTCCCGAGTGGATGGCAGCCCATCCTTATCGAGATGCGTATTTTGCTGATCCAGAAGCTTTGGTGGATCAGCTGGAGGCAGAGTTTAAGGACTTTGCCATTCGAAGTATTCTGGATCAAATTCATGATCGCAAGACCGACGAAAATGTGTTAATTGCCATTCGTGATGTGGCGGCGCTCTTTGGTTTGGCAAGGCTTTCAGATATTTTGAAAGGTGCCTCCGGTGCCTTTACCGGACGGGTATTGGTCTTTTTCCCCGGGGAGTTTAGTCAAAATCAATACCGATTGCTCGATGCACGCGATGGTTGGAGCTATTTGGCGAGACCCATTACCGCTTAA
- the brxC gene encoding BREX system P-loop protein BrxC: MNNRELFTLDPQDKNLLNDGVVEINTTRDTQGLKVIHHEIKTFVCEGEYQRGIFRILDTYLKHIDQPKQPAVWVSGFFGSGKSHLVKMLGYLWEDFKFPNGDTARAIKPLPSDVGDLLVELGRKEKLHGTLSISGTLKDFPTADCRYSFLQLLLTALGLPTQYHHFKFVHWAMKEGIYDDLKAIVESKGKDFKSEYENLFVSSTIAQAVLELRPEFAENEAKVRENFKANFKRVEGVNRDQMIATIRDEVLPLKFGNKIPCTIIVLDELQQFIGQDSNKTIDIQNLAQDICSNFDGKFLLVATGQSALSDTPQLQPLQDRFSVKVSLSDTDVETVTRKTVLEKKPSVIAELTKRLDSTVGEISRNLSGTEFGYLTADRVNLVADYPILPSTRKFWKRILLVIDKAGTLGQLRSQLRIVDESLKRVATLEVGKIIPADFVFEQKQPQLLQNALLLNDTNNLILERKAKGGDHLLEGRILSAVFLIDQLPKDMPGGRIKSNETTIADLLLDDLNTPSDPFRTKVKDLVRKLVDEQVLMPIDDEFKLQTKVGSEWEQEFRIQINKLTNAGEDQIAQLRREKIFGYFKEKTKGINILHGTSRLRRDFEVWTAAEKPSTDNKLNLWVRDGWYEQESTVMNELRSAGADTPLAYAYVHKKRDTELREAIIKFLAASSTLHTKGLASSLEAEQAQKSMETRKGLALLAINELVEKIAADASIFLAGGNKVDSGNLLDNAKSALDSLADRQFPDFRAKADFADWDKALNKALAGDPDPLKRIGYDKDGKDHPMAIEILRFIGNKKLTGRDIRANFMRSPYGWSQDAIDTLLLVLTHLENLSTKETGLNQTKIGKAEFEKEVHTLTALHKIEIKKLYLDAGINCKPNEEFLQSLNFLNLLKNLAAKVSGSAPLPKQIPTAFLQDIQNLDGNARLLSIYEQAADLKAKLVEWRVLAEKADQRQPSWELLSHLKSFLNFGAESEALTAQVDAIEDDRLLLHEPDLVAPLLQKVSDFLWAELNARKSAYNSVWQSQMADLQTNAYFEKLTPEEKHLLLVRHNILHGADVKKLDSAALLNSLRHTSLDAWNTKLSALPSQFQAALAEAVKMAEPKAQTYALPRRTISTQADLEAYLKDLRADLEEKLAEGNSVILQ, translated from the coding sequence GTGAACAACAGAGAACTATTCACACTCGATCCTCAAGACAAAAACCTTCTCAATGACGGCGTTGTCGAAATCAATACCACGCGTGACACGCAAGGGCTGAAAGTGATTCACCATGAGATCAAGACTTTTGTTTGCGAGGGCGAATATCAACGTGGCATTTTCCGCATCCTCGATACCTACCTGAAGCACATCGATCAGCCCAAGCAACCAGCTGTTTGGGTGAGTGGCTTCTTTGGTAGCGGTAAATCTCATTTGGTAAAAATGTTGGGCTACCTATGGGAAGATTTTAAATTTCCCAACGGGGATACTGCACGCGCCATCAAGCCACTTCCAAGCGACGTCGGAGATTTGTTGGTAGAGCTCGGGCGCAAGGAGAAGTTGCACGGGACACTGTCGATTTCGGGAACACTCAAGGATTTTCCCACGGCCGACTGCCGGTATTCGTTTCTGCAATTGCTATTGACAGCCTTGGGACTTCCCACGCAGTATCACCACTTCAAATTCGTTCACTGGGCGATGAAGGAGGGAATCTACGACGATCTCAAGGCGATTGTCGAAAGTAAGGGCAAAGACTTCAAGTCCGAATATGAAAACTTGTTTGTCTCCTCGACGATCGCACAGGCAGTCCTGGAACTACGGCCGGAGTTTGCGGAAAATGAAGCCAAGGTTCGGGAGAATTTCAAGGCAAATTTTAAGCGTGTAGAGGGCGTGAATCGTGATCAGATGATCGCAACCATTCGCGACGAAGTGTTGCCCCTCAAATTTGGCAATAAGATCCCGTGTACAATCATCGTTTTGGACGAATTACAGCAATTCATCGGGCAAGACAGCAACAAGACGATCGATATTCAAAACCTCGCCCAAGACATTTGCAGCAATTTTGACGGCAAATTTCTCCTGGTGGCCACAGGTCAAAGCGCATTGTCAGATACGCCGCAGCTCCAACCTTTGCAGGATCGCTTTTCCGTAAAGGTATCCCTGTCAGACACTGATGTCGAGACGGTCACGCGCAAAACAGTCTTGGAGAAGAAGCCATCTGTCATTGCAGAGCTCACAAAGCGGCTTGACAGTACAGTTGGTGAGATTTCCAGAAATCTTTCGGGGACGGAATTTGGATACCTCACGGCCGATCGCGTGAATTTGGTCGCCGATTATCCGATTTTGCCAAGCACGCGCAAGTTTTGGAAACGCATCCTGTTGGTGATCGACAAGGCTGGGACGCTGGGGCAATTGCGTAGCCAATTGCGGATTGTGGACGAAAGTTTGAAACGCGTGGCCACGCTTGAAGTTGGTAAGATAATCCCAGCCGACTTTGTATTTGAACAGAAACAGCCTCAACTTCTCCAGAACGCACTTCTTTTGAATGATACCAACAACCTTATTCTCGAAAGAAAGGCCAAAGGCGGCGATCATTTGTTGGAAGGCAGGATTTTGAGTGCTGTTTTTCTCATTGATCAATTGCCCAAAGACATGCCGGGCGGCAGGATCAAATCCAATGAAACCACCATCGCCGACCTTCTCTTGGATGATTTGAATACGCCTTCAGATCCGTTTCGAACCAAGGTAAAGGACCTTGTAAGAAAATTGGTTGACGAACAGGTGCTCATGCCGATCGATGACGAATTTAAGCTTCAAACCAAGGTCGGAAGCGAATGGGAGCAGGAGTTCAGAATCCAGATTAACAAACTTACCAATGCAGGCGAAGACCAAATTGCTCAGCTTCGCAGAGAGAAGATCTTTGGCTATTTCAAAGAAAAAACTAAAGGAATCAACATTCTTCATGGGACCTCTCGGCTGAGGCGAGATTTTGAAGTATGGACAGCCGCAGAAAAGCCAAGCACAGACAACAAGCTCAATCTTTGGGTACGCGATGGTTGGTATGAGCAAGAAAGCACCGTGATGAACGAATTGCGAAGTGCAGGTGCTGATACGCCGCTCGCCTACGCCTATGTTCACAAAAAGCGTGACACAGAGCTCCGAGAGGCCATTATCAAGTTTTTGGCTGCTTCTTCCACGCTGCATACAAAGGGATTGGCGTCTTCTTTGGAGGCCGAGCAGGCACAGAAGAGCATGGAAACCCGCAAAGGTTTGGCCTTGCTCGCAATCAACGAATTGGTAGAAAAGATCGCTGCTGACGCCAGCATCTTTCTCGCAGGTGGCAACAAGGTCGACAGTGGCAATCTCCTTGACAATGCCAAGTCAGCCCTGGATAGTTTGGCAGATCGGCAATTTCCGGACTTCAGAGCAAAGGCTGATTTTGCAGACTGGGACAAGGCCTTGAACAAAGCCCTTGCCGGAGACCCCGATCCTTTGAAGCGCATCGGCTACGACAAAGACGGAAAAGACCACCCGATGGCAATCGAAATCTTGCGATTCATCGGAAACAAAAAGCTTACCGGGAGGGACATCCGGGCAAATTTCATGCGCTCCCCTTACGGTTGGAGTCAGGACGCGATCGATACGCTTTTGCTTGTCTTGACCCATCTCGAAAACTTATCCACCAAGGAGACTGGCTTAAACCAAACCAAGATTGGCAAGGCAGAATTCGAGAAGGAGGTGCATACCCTTACCGCCCTTCACAAGATTGAGATCAAGAAGCTCTATTTGGACGCGGGAATCAATTGCAAACCCAATGAGGAGTTCCTGCAATCGCTCAATTTCCTCAATTTGCTCAAGAATCTAGCTGCCAAAGTATCTGGATCTGCACCTTTGCCAAAGCAGATTCCGACGGCATTTTTGCAGGATATCCAAAACCTTGATGGCAATGCGCGGCTGCTTTCCATTTACGAGCAGGCAGCCGATCTCAAAGCAAAGTTGGTCGAATGGCGGGTTTTGGCTGAAAAGGCGGATCAACGACAGCCGTCATGGGAATTACTGAGCCATCTTAAATCTTTCCTGAACTTTGGCGCGGAGTCTGAAGCATTAACAGCACAAGTAGATGCCATTGAAGACGATCGACTTTTGCTGCACGAGCCGGATTTGGTCGCACCGTTGTTGCAGAAAGTATCTGATTTTCTCTGGGCCGAATTGAATGCCCGGAAGTCGGCATACAATTCAGTATGGCAATCTCAGATGGCTGATTTGCAAACGAACGCTTATTTCGAGAAGTTGACACCTGAGGAAAAGCATCTGTTGCTCGTGCGTCACAACATCCTGCATGGGGCGGATGTGAAAAAGCTCGACAGTGCGGCCCTTCTCAATTCGCTGCGGCATACATCGTTGGATGCGTGGAACACAAAACTGAGTGCGCTGCCAAGTCAATTTCAGGCTGCCTTGGCAGAGGCCGTTAAAATGGCTGAGCCCAAAGCCCAAACCTATGCTTTGCCCCGCAGAACCATCAGCACCCAAGCAGATTTGGAGGCTTACCTTAAGGACCTGAGAGCAGATTTGGAGGAGAAGCTGGCCGAGGGGAATTCTGTGATTCTGCAGTAA